From a region of the Trichoderma atroviride chromosome 6, complete sequence genome:
- a CDS encoding uncharacterized protein (EggNog:ENOG41) — MSGENKAFFYGTLMAPEVFFSVCYGDRQPPQAIQDLHTFTPAILDGYCRHRVQSEDYPAIIAEEGHCVRGMYATGLTEANLQKLDVFEGNEYERIDTKVRLLKKEGEKEVEGEIKEASVYVFLNPGALEKREWDFEDFRQNKMKLWTRGDWIFPDDNRTANAVGA; from the exons GGACACTG ATGGCTCCCGAAGTGTTCTTTAGCGTTTGCTATGGCGATAGGCAGCCACCACAGGCAATTCAAGACCTTCATACGTTTACACCTGCTATTCTAGATGGTTACTGTCGCCACAGAGTCCAATCCGAAGACTACCCagccatcattgccgaggAGGGTCACTGCGTGCGGGGCATGTACGCGACTGGACTGACAGAGGCCAATCTGCAAAAGCTGGATGTCTTTGAAGGAAATGAGTATGAACGAATCGACACCAAGGTTAGgttgctgaagaaggagggcgagaaggAAGTTGAGGGAGAGATCAAGGAGGCATCCGTCTATGTGTTCCTGAACCCTGgggcgctggagaagcgcgAATGGGATTTTGAAGATTTCCGCCAAAACAAAATGAAGCTGTGGACGCGAGGAGACTGGATATTTCCTGATG ATAATCGGACGGCGAATGCAGTCGGCGCTTAA
- a CDS encoding uncharacterized protein (EggNog:ENOG41), which translates to MSGENKAFFYGTLMAPEVFFSVCYGDRQPPQAIQDLHTFTPAILDGYCRHRVQSEDYPAIIAEEGHCVRGMYATGLTEANLQKLDVFEGNEYERIDTKVRLLKKEGEKEVEGEIKEASVYVFLNPGALEKREWDFEDFRQNKMKLWTRGDWIFPDGNI; encoded by the exons GGACACTG ATGGCTCCCGAAGTGTTCTTTAGCGTTTGCTATGGCGATAGGCAGCCACCACAGGCAATTCAAGACCTTCATACGTTTACACCTGCTATTCTAGATGGTTACTGTCGCCACAGAGTCCAATCCGAAGACTACCCagccatcattgccgaggAGGGTCACTGCGTGCGGGGCATGTACGCGACTGGACTGACAGAGGCCAATCTGCAAAAGCTGGATGTCTTTGAAGGAAATGAGTATGAACGAATCGACACCAAGGTTAGgttgctgaagaaggagggcgagaaggAAGTTGAGGGAGAGATCAAGGAGGCATCCGTCTATGTGTTCCTGAACCCTGgggcgctggagaagcgcgAATGGGATTTTGAAGATTTCCGCCAAAACAAAATGAAGCTGTGGACGCGAGGAGACTGGATATTTCCTGATGGTAATATCTGA
- a CDS encoding uncharacterized protein (antiSMASH:Cluster_6.1), giving the protein MSTHVRYFWVFLRDSETTTLAYQWTLPSTHYLCTTLVIRGASKTPVFQPAVELYWAHSFSPLALFLERNMGAIKHEVPVWTGAPASPMAPLPLSVPAAVSFLLVMI; this is encoded by the coding sequence ATGTCCACTCATGTTCGCTATTTCTGGGTCTTTCTTCGAGACTCTGAAACAACAACTCTAGCCTATCAGTGGACACTCCCTTCGACACACTACTTGTGCACTACACTAGTGATCCGCGGTGCCTCGAAAACACCCGTTTTCCAGCCCGCGGTTGAACTCTACTGGGCTCACTCTTTCTCCCCGCTGGCTTTGTTTCTTGAGCGAAACATGGGTGCCATCAAGCATGAAGTCCCTGTTTGGACCGGGGCCCCTGCTTCGCCAATGGCTCCCCTGCCTCTCTCTGTTCCTGCAGCTGTATCTTTCCTGCTAGTCATGATCTAG
- a CDS encoding uncharacterized protein (EggNog:ENOG41~CAZy:AA11~SECRETED:SignalP(1-17)~antiSMASH:Cluster_6.1), translated as MFSKLFAVTALATAASAHIVMTNPVPFDASNLKNAPLDPSGANFPCKVGTIEGVPYDYILDGASNVYAQGSTQKLAFMGSAVHGGGSCQVSVTTDAKPDKNSVWKVIKSIEGGCPAKDQIGNLPENDASTVDPYTYEYTIPKELQSGNYTLAWTWFNKVGNREMYMNCAPLTVTGSGGSKDFLNTLPDMHQANFAGAKDCGTDEGHDLLFPNPGNDVDKFNGATDVFQGPTCTASGAPNPTNGGSGSGSGSALTSSPSQPTQASVPSAGGVFITRPPASQPAATQPAASQPAASQPAASQPAASEPVVTSAPVASPPCSVSGGSIPYFCCCCSSASSQLRLQRQLRIKPQRRFRSRHSLPH; from the coding sequence ATGTTCTCCAAACTTTTCGCCGTCACTGCCCTGGCTACGGCCGCCAGTGCCCACATCGTTATGACAAACCCCGTCCCGTTTGACGCATCAAATCTGAAAAACGCTCCTCTTGATCCCTCTGGCGCAAATTTTCCTTGCAAAGTGGGCACAATAGAGGGCGTTCCCTATGACTATATCCTCGACGGAGCTAGTAATGTCTATGCCCAAGGCAGCACGCAGAAACTCGCTTTTATGGGCTCCGCTGTTCACGGTGGCGGTTCATGTCAAGTTTCTGTTACCACTGATGCAAAGCCTGACAAGAACTCTGTCTGGAAAGTCATCAAGTCCATCGAGGGTGGCTGCCCTGCCAAGGACCAAATAGGCAATTTGCCCGAAAATGATGCCAGTACCGTGGATCCTTACACATACGAATACACCATTCCTAAGGAATTGCAATCCGGTAACTACACGCTGGCCTGGACTTGGTTCAACAAGGTTGGCAACCGTGAGATGTACATGAATTGTGCGCCTTTGACTGTCACTGGATCAGGAGGCTCCAAGGACTTCTTGAACACTCTTCCGGATATGCACCAAGCCAACTTCGCTGGCGCGAAGGACTGCGGAACTGACGAGGGCCATGATCTCTTGTTCCCTAATCCTGGAAATGATGTTGACAAATTCAACGGCGCTACCGACGTCTTCCAGGGTCCAACTTGCACCGCTTCTGGTGCCCCAAACCCTACCAACggcggctctggctctggctctggctctgctctcACTAGCTCTCCCTCCCAGCCTACTCAAGCCAGTGTTCCCAGCGCCGGCGGTGTCTTTATTACTAGGccaccagcttctcagcCCGCTGCTACCCAGCCCGCAGCTTCTCAACCTGCCGCTTCTCAGCCTGCCGCTTCTCAGCCTGCCGCTTCCGAGCCTGTTGTCACCTCCGCTCCCGTTGCGAGCCCCCCCTGCTCAGTCTCAGGCGGCTCCATCCCctacttctgctgctgctgctcttccgcCAGCTCCCAGCTCCGGCTCCAACGCCAGCTCAGGATCAAGCCCCAGCGGCGGTTTCGCAGCCGGCACAGCTTGCCCCACTGA
- a CDS encoding uncharacterized protein (EggNog:ENOG41~antiSMASH:Cluster_6.1~TransMembrane:8 (i70-93o113-134i181-198o545-567i668-686o712-735i774-797o1124-1143i)): MASQSELEPLSPNDYGIRRPLQSQFSQGSSSVGADSWSFWRRRPKKAAPLRQNDDNGSQMGWKPLSMDPAILMLLTILTLLIAGAVEVLAQLSQAKGGLALSRTQDEIPQYAMISYLYVPNIVAVLYSLIWSWVDLDVKRMQPWFELSKPEGATAENSMFLDYPYDFIATVPIKAARRRHWPVFFAGTVTVVIFWLITPLQSSIMGTGFVNKTEPAIIATRSSMVPLAEQAPLLTNEILNTAYAIEWLGQSFPSFTTPDYAILPFYIDNDPGASQQQLNWTAETTKLWTELECWPATYWRGLPSKVDWYFDNGQGCTGLVEFDPSPNLVMDYIGYYTSPYADWNLQDPHGCPATENSTHQFLAIWALTTVPSHPPDVSPTPEVNITALFCQPSYYKQQVMVTVVTDGYKPQNTSIQPISPRETLTEKEFNSTSFEFLIFAGMPLEQLLVTKRDFPFESVMQLGSRIDKTGLLTPVNSGMVGYALDGRNEPATPYSDPNTLHEAFERAHKYLFAIAVNHLLSNETDVGNSTAISSFEQSGIIVSRLFSAIVESLLLLVAIFTISLLWICRRSTSYLNSNPSSISRLVAIFRNGSETSELFRPVDHADEKSLRELFQDDKFRLTRSDNNDSRSLYIEKVDNSEQEHGDKRFDKPTGYYEPIRPTALRREMGLLFGVVQIGALVGIVYLKAQNDRQNGLIRPSSNFEVLQILENYIPTAFATFSEPFWVLLNRFLCLLQPFRTMSKGRSSPSKSIETTYTALPPQLVAWRALRARHLMLAMICIIALLSNVLAVGLGALFNEDLTTANYTATFTPNVAPLFDNQSTSEFTQDGATFLQFAYLAMANISSGAPLPPWTTSDYFFQSYTVDSGNESNSSSTYRVPTRGFSINANCTAVPSSELTVTFPNNTYISCANNSSDIVKLAKWEVQTSQNIPSQQSAFENSLIMDPGIASYNCSRTITFGWGRKSQTVGLNRTMEGSFAFCQPYLQTAMFDVRHDSEGNVLAYERTSEVSMHLDGEDQGLQTNRMISLMNNMLGIPGNWHNDTLTRDMMNYLLAISLDSRDFLDAKKPPPDPNDLIPTIEKLYRKLFVIILGANLKLFVPGDKTLSVTGQKLTDETRIFVDQNAFIITVTILGLNIIAVIIFYSRGIMFNLPRVPTTIGSILAFVSASHILLDDDKKSSSSGDTKEEKTYSFGRYIGVDQKVHLGIDMDPHVALVDPASLEEKRSFVYRIVPSGLRKRKDIGPVSDSTWL, from the exons ATGGCGTCGCAATCTGAGCTCGAACCTCTTTCACCCAACGATTACGGCATTAGACGGCCGCTACAATCCCAATTTTCACAAGGATCAAGTTCGGTTGGTGCAGACTCGTGGAGCTTTTGGCGTCGACGTCCGAAGAAAGCAGCACCACTACGACAAAACGATGACAATG GATCACAAATGGGCTGGAAGCCGCTGTCCATGGACCCGGCCATTTTAATGCTGCTTACAATATTGACGCTTCTCATTGCCGGCGCAGTTGAAGTATTAGCACAATTAAGCCAAGCCAAGGGTGGTCTTGCGCTGTCACGAACCCAAGATGAGATCCCGCAGTATGCGATGATCAGCTATCTCTACGTTCCCAATATCGTTGCTGTATTATACAGTCTCATATGGAGCTGGGTAGACCTCGACGTCAAGCGAATGCAGCCATGGTTTGAGTTATCCAAACCCGAGGGAGCAACAGCCGAGAATTCCATGTTTCTCGACTATCCTTACGACTTCATTGCTACGGTTCCTATCAAGGCTGCCAGAAGAAG ACATTGGCCAGTATTCTTTGCTGGAACAGTGACGGTTGTCATCTTTTGGCTCATCACTCCCCTCCAAAGCTCCATTATGGGAACTGGCTTTGTCAATAAGACAGAACCGGCGATAATAGCAACAAGATCATCCATGGTTCCGCTCGCAGAGCAGGCGCCGCTCTTGACCAACGAAATCCTCAACACAGCATACGCCATAGAGTGGCTTGGTCAATCCTTCCCCTCTTTCACGACCCCCGATTATGCAATACTTCCGTTCTATATCGATAATGATCCTGGCGCGTCTCAACAGCAGCTAAACTGGACGGCTGAAACAACCAAATTGTGGACTGAGCTCGAATGCTGGCCTGCAACATACTGGAGAGGGCTTCCTTCCAAGGTAGATTGGTACTTTGACAACGGTCAGGGCTGCACCGGCTTGGTCGAATTCGATCCATCCCCAAATCTCGTCATGGATTACATCGGATACTACACCAGTCCCTACGCGGACTGGAACTTGCAAGATCCCCATGGTTGTCCTGCCACGGAAAATTCGACACATCAGTTCCTAGCTATTTGGGCATTGACAACTGTCCCCTCCCATCCACCCGACGTTTCCCCTACCCCTGAAGTCAATATAACAGCTCTTTTCTGTCAGCCATCTTATTACAAGCAGCAAGTAATGGTCACAGTTGTTACAGATGGTTATAAGCCGCAAAATACCTCCATTCAGCCCATATCGCCCCGAGAAACTCTCACTGAGAAGGAATTCAACTCGACATCTTTTGAGTTTCTGATTTTCGCAGGAATGCCGTTGGAACAATTGTTGGTCACTAAGCGAGACTTTCCTTTTGAGTCGGTCATGCAGCTGGGTAGTCGGATAGACAAAACAGGGTTATTAACTCCTGTCAATTCTGGCATGGTTGGATATGCTCTCGACGGCCGCAACGAACCAGCAACTCCATATAGCGATCCTAATACTCTCCATGAGGCATTCGAACGCGCCCATAAATATCTCTTTGCTATTGCTGTAAACCATTTGCTCTCTAATGAGACAGATGTGGGTAATAGCACGGCCATTTCTTCGTTTGAGCAGAGCGGCATCATTGTCAGCAGATTATTTTCCGCTATTGTTGaaagcctcctcctccttgtggCGATTTTTACCATAAGCCTTTTGTGGATTTGTCGCAGGTCCACCAGCTACCTAAACTCCAACccatcctccatctcaaGGCTCGTCGCTATATTCAGAAACGGGTCTGAAACGAGCGAGCTGTTTCGTCCAGTTGACCACGCAGATGAGAAGTCGCTGCGGGAGCTGTTCCAGGACGACAAATTCCGACTCACTCGAAGCGATAACAATGATTCAAGAAGTTTATACATAGAAAAGGTTGATAACTCTGAGCAAGAACATGGTGATAAACGGTTTGACAAGCCAACTGGCTATTATGAGCCTATTCGACCGACGGCTTTGCGGAGAGAGATGGGATTGCTCTTTGGAGTAGTACAGATTGGAGCTCTTGTCGGCATTGTATATCTTAAAGCTCAAAACGATCGACAAAATG GCCTTATTCGCCCATCTTCCAATTTTGAAGTGCTGCAGATTCTCGAAAACTACATTCCTACTGCGTTCGCTACCTTCTCGGAGCCTTTCTGGGTTCTGCTCAATAGgttcctttgtcttttacAGCCATTTAGGACCATGTCGAAAGGACGAAGCTCGCCCTCCAAGTCCATCGAAACAACATACACGGCACTCCCTCCTCAGTTGGTGGCATGGAGAGCGCTCCGAGCGCGGCATCTAATGCTAGCCATGATATGTATTATTGCTCTGCTATCAAATGTTCTCGCCGTAGGGCTCGGTGCGCTCTTCAATGAGGATCTGACAACGGCCAACTACACGGCTACTTTCACTCCGAATGTCGCTCCACTGTTCGATAACCAATCTACGTCTGAATTTACACAAGACGGTGCAACCTTTCTACAGTTTGCATACCTCGCCATGGCGAATATTTCTTCTGGAGCgccattgccgccttggACAACATCCGATTACTTCTTCCAATCATATACAGTTGATAGCGGCAACGAgagcaatagcagcagtactTATCGAGTACCGACTCGCGGTTTCAGCATCAACGCAAACTGCACTGCCGTACCATCATCGGAACTTACAGTTACATTTCCTAATAACACTTATATAAGTTGTGCAAACAATAGCTCCGACATTGTCAAGCTCGCCAAATGGGAAGTCCAAACGAGTCAAAATATACCCAGCCAACAATCAGCCTTTGAAAACAGCTTGATAATGGATCCGGGTATTGCTTCCTACAACTGCAGTAGAACCATCACGTTTGGCTGGGGACGAAAATCACAAACCGTGGGCTTGAACCGCACTATGGAAGGAAGTTTTGCCTTTTGTCAGCCATATTTGCAAACGGCAATGTTTGATGTGCGCCACGATTCAGAGGGCAATGTCTTGGCGTACGAACGAACAAGCGAGGTTTCCATGCACTTGGATGGTGAAGATCAGGGTCTGCAGACAAACCGGATGATCTCGCTGATGAATAATATGCTGGGCATCCCTGGAAACTGGCATAATGACACGCTTACGAGAGATATGATGAATTATCTGTTAGCGATATCTCTCGACTCGAGAGACTTTCTAGACGCAAAAAAGCCACCGCCCGATCCTAATGACCTAATACCGACAATCGAGAAACTATACCGAAAGCTATTTGTCATTATTCTCGGCGCCAACCTAAAGCTCTTTGTCCCCGGAGACAAAACCCTCTCAGTAACAGGCCAGAAGCTGACAGATGAAACACGAATATTCGTCGACCAGAACGCATTCATCATAACTGTCACCATTCTAGGCCTCAACATCATTgcagtcatcatcttctaCTCCCGCGGCATCATGTTCAACCTCCCTCGCGTGCCAACCACAATTGGGTCGATCCTCGCATTCGTTTCCGCAAGCCATATTCTTCTTGACGATGACAaaaagtcatcatcatcaggaGATaccaaggaggaaaagaCGTATAGTTTCGGACGATACATTGGAGTAGATCAGAAGGTGCATTTGGGGATTGATATGGATCCACATGTTGCATTGGTTGATCCGGCGTcgttggaagagaagaggtcTTTTGTATATAGGATAGTTCCCAGTGggttgaggaagagaaaagatatTGGGCCGGTGAGTGATAGCACTTGGCTATGA
- a CDS encoding uncharacterized protein (EggNog:ENOG41~antiSMASH:Cluster_6.1), with the protein MAALGSAFRTFWHTMTSNDRHSDFDSPQRTGRHVPLQNGRNIMTGIATASDSRADIHSPYFDDSRNPSAQGSPTNGNRGYSPGLRSQNVNKDGFEVQSPGDVAMQSFENGVPPPPPVAHSWRRIDAWAEENYPELFDQLCEGATNNDLNDLEHQMDCSLPQDLRESLMIHDGQERGGMPTGIIFGSMLMDCEEIPQEWETWRQVNQQFMLDAAANKPPTPSGSEASSSKQRPGSSSSSNGPGEWRQNLLAKQTCIPPNTVQKAYAHSGWIPLVRDWGGNNLAVDLAPGPAGRYGQIILFGRDYDTKYVVARSWAAFLALVADDLNSGKWFIDEDTNELKLREFKDARVEPSYFNILRWRMDQKHGRQAAKRQSQRPVSRVASKSNSPLGSRSASPYANPQDSNGDSRGRSMQRLRDGSPLTSPMRNGVGKPPAPFLSRVTEEATIELTDAVIEPSTLVDVEDDDDSPRNSQDTKRPAVTTLERSESDLAKDKGKDVESPKANGKHPEVIIDDTMKEIEI; encoded by the exons atggccgc ACTCGGATCTGCCTTTCGCACTTTCTGGCATACTATGACCAGCAATGACCGGC ACTCCGATTTCGACTCGCCGCAACGCACCGGTCGCCATGTTCCGCTTCAGAACGGCCGTAACATCATGACTGGCATCGCGACCGCCTCCGACTCCCGCGCCGACATTCATAGCCCATACTTTGACGATTCCCGAAACCCCTCCGCCCAAGGCTCACCCACCAACGGCAACCGGGGATACTCGCCAGGCCTCCGATCGCAGAACGTAAATAAGGATGGCTTCGAGGTCCAGTCGCCTGGTGACGTTGCTATGCAGTCATTTGAGAATGGAGTCCCTCCACCGCCCCCTGTTGCACACTCCTGGAGACGCATCGATGCATGGGCCGAGGAAAACTACCCAGAGCTGTTTGATCAGCTGTGTGAGGGCGCCACAAACAACGATCTGAACGACCTGGAGCATCAAATGGACTGCTCTCTGCCCCAGGATCTCCGCGAATCGCTCATGATTCACGACGGCCAGGAGCGAGGTGGAATGCCGACCGGCATCATCTTTGGTTCAATGTTGATGGACTGTGAAGAGATTCCCCAGGAGTGGGAGACGTGGCGACAAGTGAATCAGCAATTCATGTTGGACGCCGCCGCAAACAAGCCACCCACCCCGTCTGGCAGcgaggcttcttcttccaagcagCGACCTggatcctcttcatcatccaacGGCCCCGGCGAGTGGAGACAGAATCTCCTGGCCAAGCAGACCTGTATTCCTCCGAATACCGTGCAAAAGGCATACGCACACTCGGGCTGGATTCCCCTGGTCCGTGATTGGGGTGGCAACAACTTGGCCGTTGACTTGGCTCCCGGCCCTGCTGGTCGCTACGGCCAGATTATCCTGTTTGGTCGCGACTACGACACCAAATACGTTGTTGCCCGTTCTTGGGCCGCCTTCCTCGCCTTGGTTGCTGATGATCTCAACAGCGGAAAGTGGTTCATCGATGAGGACACCAATGAGCTCAAGCTTCGGGAGTTCAAGGATGCGCGAGTTGAGCCTTCTTATTTCAACATCCTTCGATGGAGAATGGACCAAAAGCATGGACGACAGGCTGCCAAGCGACAGTCTCAGCGACCTGTTTCCCGAGTTGCTTCCAAGAGCAACTCGCCTCTCGGCTCTCGATCTGCCTCGCCTTATGCCAATCCTCAGGATTCCAACGGCGATAGCCGCGGTCGATCGATGCAGCGCCTCCGCGACGGTTCCCCTCTTACTAGCCCTATGAGAAACGGTGTCGGCAAGCCCCCGGCTCCTTTCCTAAGCCGAGTGACAGAAGAGGCAACTATTGAGCTCACTGACGCAGTTATTGAGCCCAGCACTTTGGTCGACgtggaggatgatgatgattcaCCACGAAACAGCCAAGACACAAAGCGTCCCGCCGTAACGACCCTTGAGCGCTCAGAGTCGGATCTagccaaggacaagggcaaggatgTTGAATCCCCCAAGGCAAACGGCAAGCACCCCGAGGTTATCATCGACGATACCATGAAAGAGATTGAGATTTAG
- a CDS encoding uncharacterized protein (antiSMASH:Cluster_6.1), which translates to MYLYWPLARWACRNGWAQALLRAYCSIPAVQLDPTDACNQKIPPGTAAASQIHGASLFSAPVGTDKLLIGPFSIVCELDSTPRKSGVSRGGATWTPGYSDIHPKKGDEPGIFDRGTTTPPV; encoded by the exons atgtacttgtactggCCGCTTGCGCGCTGGGCGTGCCGCAACGGGTGGGCACAGGCGCTGCTGCGTGCGTACTG CTCCATTCCTGCTGTCCAGCTGGATCCGACCGATGCATGCAATCAGAAA ATTCCTCCTGGTACCGCCGCTGCCAGTCAGATTCATGGCGCATCTCTCTTTTCGGCGCCTGTCGGTACAGACAAGCTCCTCATTGGCCCTTTCTCTATCGTCTGCGAACTCGACTCGACTCCCAGAAAGAGCGGAGTCTCGCGGGGAGGGGCCACTTGGACGCCGGGCTACAGCGACATCCACCCAAAGAAAGGGGATGAACCAGGGATATTCGACAGGGGCACGACCACCCCACCGGTCTAG
- a CDS encoding uncharacterized protein (EggNog:ENOG41~antiSMASH:Cluster_6.1) produces MASWYSYPPEIRSMILDQVFQTGAACRNLGACAAVCREWQTYIEPKNFRRLVLNHSCVADFGRILHNRTWMVQHIWLRIELPRYRCTTCCLPETRKQKQTNNQIFTKALFQLLEILGSWEDDSTGRYGPVDNTGPVLELSVHSPSDMKHRNDVFALDKDVYPHKLDESCTSEEFDDYVERKLRKDFDRGQVCTAAVGNRTNIEHLRMFAEIQLDFEGLGYLEFPTVNYTKALIVRRQYYRSFNPGTVAEIARSFRRIGSLAFEPITRDPNPFSEAIKQGYKMLILEAYRCRSLSIFQGHYGRQVLRKPWRKLSSKFSLSLVDKSEYFENLSVAFAGDAIAFFQDFLQPGSRKYRPHLDPSRLPVQNALLGRLSTDEVHRILGLGQGQEFQQELLKVTGFENGRIPRSVYQPRWRWLKTLALTSRFDNRFDLFEAAAFAALQMPQLQVMEIWDGQGLDLVEFFRYSRHENGGDERDPPAITWLADLVVALEPRVTAAWDRVARMHTNQSIRVLVPEFPGSDEKPRSPYGVIGYLELREKIVHQLSLREFEWYYDDWTRPVERRGVEEVREFNP; encoded by the exons ATGGCGAGCTGGTACTCCTACCCCCCGGAAATCCGGAGCATGATTCTGGATCAGGTATTCCAGACAGGCGCAGCTTGCCGTAACCTGGGCGCCTGCGCGGCAGTTTGTCGTGAATGGCAGACGTACATTGAGCCCAAGAACTTCCGTCGGCTCGTCTTGAACCACTCCTGCGTTGCTGATTTTGGCCGAATCTTGCACAACAGGACGTGGATGGTACAGCATATCTGGTTGCGCATCGAGCTTCCAAGATATCGCTGCACCACGTGCTGCCTTCCCGAGACGCGCAAAcagaagcaaacaaacaaccaAATCTTCACAAAGGCTCTGTTTCAGCTTCTGGAAATCCTTGGCTCCTGGGAAGATGACTCCACGGGTAGATATGGTCCTGTGGATAACACCGGGCCTGTCTTGGAGCTCAGCGTACACTCTCCGAGCGACATGAAGCACCGCAATGACGTCTTTGCCCTGGACAAGGATGTCTATCCGCACAAGCTCGACGAAAGTTGTACGTCTGAGGAGTTTGACGACTACGTGGAACGCAAGTTGCGGAAGGATTTCGACAGAGGACAAGTCTGCACGGCGGCCGTTGGCAACAGGACAAACATCGAACATTTACGCATGTTTGCAGAAATCCAACTGGATTTCGAGGGGCTCGGATATTTGGAGTTCCCAACCGTCAATTACACCAAGGCGTTGATAGTTCGTCGGCAGTACTACCGGAGCTTCAATCCTGGAACGGTTGCTGAGATTGCCAGGAGCTTTCGCAGAATTGGTAGCTTGGCATTTGAGCCCATCACGCGAGATCCCAACCCTTTCAGCGAAG CTATCAAGCAGGGGTATAAAATGCTGATACTCGAGGCATATCGCTGCAGGagcctctccatcttccaaggcCATTACGGGCGCCAAGTACTACGGAAACCTTGGAGGAAACTGTCGAGCAAATTCAGCCTAAGTCTGGTAGACAAGAGCGAGTACTTTGAAAACCTATCCGTGGCTTTCGCTGGCGACGCGATTGCATTTTTCCAAGACTTCTTGCAACCAGGCAGCCGAAAGTATCGACCACATCTGGACCCATCACGTCTCCCAGTGCAGAATGCCCTATTAGGGCGTCTCTCTACTGACGAGGTCCATCGGATACTCGGTCTTGGACAGGGGCAAGAGTTTCAGCAAGAGCTCCTCAAAGTAACAGGTTTTGAGAATGGGCGAATCCCTCGCTCAGTCTACCAGCCGCGGTGGAGGTGGCTCAAGACGCTGGCCTTGACGTCCCGTTTTGACAATAGATTCGATCTATTCGAGGCCGCGGCTTTTGCTGCACTTCAGATGCCTCAGCTCCAGGTGATGGAGATTTGGGACGGCCAGGGACTGGATCTCGTTGAGTTTTTCAGATATTCCCGCCACGAAAACGGGGGCGATGAACGTGACCCCCCAGCAATCACATGGCTTGCAGATCTCGTAGTGGCCCTTGAACCACGAGTCACCGCAGCGTGGGACCGAGTCGCGCGGATGCATACCAATCAAAGCATCCGAGTCCTTGTGCCAGAGTTCCCAGGCAGCGACGAGAAGCCAAGGTCTCCGTACGGCGTGATTGGCTACTTGGAACTCCGCGAGAAGATTGTGCATCAACTATCACTGCGCGAGTTCGAATGGTATTACGATGACTGGACGAGACCCGTGGAGCGGCGTGGGGTAGAGGAAGTACGGGAATTTAATCCGTAA